The DNA region GGCTTCGCACTGTCGGAGTGTGTGCCACTTTGGCCAGGGAGCTGAGAGGCACTCCTATACAAGCCACGGCTAGCGCTCTGGTGGCTGCCCGTGCTGATGTGGAGAGACTTAACGAGATTAAGAATGTGATGGAGCAAGAGAGGGAGACTTTAAGAACCGATTTGGAGAGAGCTCAGGAGAGGTTAGAGAAGTTGGATGCTGCTGCTGCTTTAGCCGAGGAGAAAATGAAGTCGGATGAGAGCTATACCCGAGTCTTTAGAGAAAAAGTCCAAGAGGAGTTGGAGAAGATGAAGGAGAGATGTGCTGAACTTGAGGAGTCGGTTGCACTGGTGATGGACGAGATGTTTGAGAACCTAAAAGCCCAGATCAAGGTTTTGGCTCCCGAccttaatttttctctttttagcACAGACAACATTGTGGTGGACAGTAAGATCGTCCCTGCTCCTAAGGAAGATGAGAACGAGCCTCCCTTTAACCTGAAGACTTCGGGTCCTCAGGTTGGTCAGACCTCAACGTCGGGAGCACAGTCTGAAGTTATCGTCATGGAGACCTCTTCTTTGGCTCCTGCTGGCATTCTTGTTGTGCCAGTGTCTGCTCGTCCTCTAACTCCTTCAGCCAAGAAAGATGTGGTTACAGGCAAGGACCTCACTCTTGTTTGAAAAGTCTTGAGCCTTTTGTATTCTTGCTTTAGATTTTTGGTACGACCTGACCTGTGGGCCTTATAACGCTTTTTTATAATAACTTGTAATTTTTTCGAACACTTTTACCTTCTATTTAGTTGTTTTCACAAGTTTCTTTTTTATGTAATGttcaaaactttttttattattttatattgcaAAATACCCTTCTACTTTTTGAAATGAAGTTATGTTCTCGTAGGAGGGTATGGTTTGCTTTGACTTTTGAGTCCTTAGCAAATTTTGACATTTATCAAATTCCTTTCGTAGAACCAACTTCGAGTAGTCGACCTTTATCAAGTTACATTTACAACTTGTTTTTTATTCGATCTCTTTGAGGTCGCTTTGTACGAAATGTTTATATAACTTTTTACATTAATTTGtacctcgtcgcttcatcttACCGACCATTTTTAGGTCGGACAATGATTTTTGCAATTTGTCCTGCTTAAACTAATGTGTTCAAGAATAGGAAActtttgaagaaagaaaaaggataGGAATTGTTCTTAATAATAGATTCCTTTACAAATATATTTTACTAGAGGCTCGGGTGCCTCTAGCCCTCGCGCTAGTGCCTTGTTAAAAAATCCTTAAAATCGGGAAAAAGAGTATATCAAGGCGCGAGGTTTGATTTATCTAGCTGTAGCATTTTCTAAGGTTACATGCGTGCCAAGACCTCGAAAACTCTCGCCCTTGGAGGTCGGACACTTTGTAATAACCTTTGCCTAAAACCTCTACTATCTTTTaaggccctttccaatttgcaacTAACTTTCCTTTTCCTAATTTCTGCACTCCgatgtcattttggattaggattaGGTCGTTGGTGGCAAAGTTCCTTTTAATCATCATTTGGTTATACCTTAGAGTCATCCTTTGCTTTAAAACTTCctccctaatccgagctctttctcagacttCAGAGAGGAGGTCGAACTATTCCTTCTGTACTTGAATGTTAACTCCTTCATTATAGAATATGACTCTAGCCTCTAGGTGATATTTCTGCTATTTCTATGGGGATCATGGTCTCCATTCCGTAAGTAAGTCAACAGgg from Arachis hypogaea cultivar Tifrunner chromosome 10, arahy.Tifrunner.gnm2.J5K5, whole genome shotgun sequence includes:
- the LOC140175831 gene encoding uncharacterized protein — encoded protein: MWQLEIFNYKENLSPPLPDLRRNWSPILRIQRLSSQPLLPGLYLWILLLSLLLQYNPLLRNKRWMRGIIYSRNFDAMAWDEENILPHHYVSTDNVALQNHLQTLTRGGLRTVGVCATLARELRGTPIQATASALVAARADVERLNEIKNVMEQERETLRTDLERAQERLEKLDAAAALAEEKMKSDESYTRVFREKVQEELEKMKERCAELEESVALVMDEMFENLKAQIKVLAPDLNFSLFSTDNIVVDSKIVPAPKEDENEPPFNLKTSGPQVGQTSTSGAQSEVIVMETSSLAPAGILVVPVSARPLTPSAKKDVVTGKDLTLV